The following proteins come from a genomic window of Prionailurus viverrinus isolate Anna chromosome D1, UM_Priviv_1.0, whole genome shotgun sequence:
- the NLRP10 gene encoding NACHT, LRR and PYD domains-containing protein 10, with the protein MALAHSPRKALIWVLSDLEEKSFKLFKFHLRDRSLLERQPQLARGELEDLSRVDLAYLLISLYGAQEAAKVVLRILKVMNLLELVDQLSHICLNDYREIYREHVRGLEERQEGGPCGSHSQLLLVARPSPESPESSALPVLEQELDSVSLQALFDPGERPYQAPPTVVLQGSAGTGKTTLARKMVLDWATGTLYQGQFDYVFYVSCREVVLLQEGRLHQLLFWCCGDNQAPVDEMLREPERLLFILDGFDELQRPFAKGLKRLSPSSMGEILHSLIRREVLSTSSLLITTRPLALPNLKPLLKQSHHIHILGFSEDERRRYFSSYFTDEEQARNAFDIVQGNDVLYKSCQIPGICWVVCSWLKGQMEKGREISETPSNDTDIFMAYVSTFLPPSDNGGGSEVTRHRVLRGLCSLAAEGIQHQRFMFEEADLRKHNLDGTRLAAFLSSMDYQEGFDIKKFYTFRHISFQEFFYAMSYLVKEDQSQLGKESHRKVNSLLDEEGQAGNEEMTLSTRFLLDISRKETSSNFELKFSLKISPSVQQDLKHFKEKLESIKCNRAWDLELSLYKSKIKNLVKGVQMSDVSFKMEHSNKKKSHGKNSFSVKTSLSNGWKEKQKCPCDNNIAKAQEKSSNEKGREAEE; encoded by the exons ATGGCCCTGGCCCACAGCCCCCGAAAGGCATTGATCTGGGTTTTGAGTGACCTTGAGGAGAAAAGCTTCAAGCTATTCAAGTTCCACTTACGGGACAGAAGCCTGCTTGAGAGGCAGCCACAGCTGGCTCGGGGGGAGCTGGAGGACCTGAGCCGGGTGGACCTGGCTTATTTGCTGATTTCCCTGTATGGAGCACAGGAGGCCGCAAAGGTGGTGCTCAGGATCCTGAAGGTCATGAACCTGTTGGAACTAGTGGACCAGCTCAGCCACATCTGTCTGAATG ATTACAGAGAAATATACCGAGAGCATGTGCGCGGCCTGGAGGAGAGGCAAGAGGGGGGACCCTGCGGCAGCCACAGCCAGCTGCTCCTCGTGGCCAGGCCTAGCCCGGAGAGCCCAGAATCGTCTGCCCTCCCCGTTCTGGAGCAAGAGCTGGACTCTGTGTCGCTGCAGGCTCTGTTTGATCCAGGAGAAAGGCCTTACCAAGCCCCGCCCACAGTGGTACTACAGGGGTCTGCTGGCACTGGAAAGACAACACTGGCCAGAAAAATGGTGCTGGACTGGGCCACTGGCACCCTTTACCAAGGCCAGTTTGATTATGTCTTTTATGTCAGCTGCAGAGAAGTGGTCCTGTTGCAGGAGGGCAGACTACACCAGCTCCTCTTCTGGTGTTGTGGGGACAACCAGGCACCTGTGGACGAGATGTTGAGGGAGCCAGAGCGGCTGCTGTTCATCCTGGACGGCTTTGATGAGCTGCAGAGGCCCTTTGCAAAGGGCTTGAAGAGGCTGAGTCCGAGCTCTATGGGGGAAATCCTGCACTCTCTAATTAGGAGAGAGGTGCTTTCCACATCTTCACTTCTTATCACCACCCGGCCCCTGGCTTTGCCGAATCTGAAGCCCTTGCTGAAACAGTCGCATCATATTCACATCCTAGGCTTTTCTGAGGATGAGAGGAGGAGGTATTTCAgctcctatttcacagatgaggagcaAGCCAGAAATGCCTTTGACATTGTACAAGGGAATGATGTTCTCTACAAATCATGTCAGATTCCAGGCATCTGTTGGGTGGTCTGCTCCTGGTTgaaggggcagatggagaagggcagggagatcTCAGAGACTCCCAGTAATGACACAGACATCTTCATGGCCTATGTCTCTACCTTCCTGCCGCCCAGTGACAATGGAGGCGGCTCTGAGGTTACCCGGCACAGGGTCCTGAGGGGTCTGTGCTCCTTAGCAGCTGAGGGGATCCAGCACCAGAGGTTCATGTTTGAAGAAGCTGACCTCAGGAAGCACAATTTAGATGGGACCAGGCTTGCTGCTTTCCTGAGCAGCATGGATTACCAAGAGGGATTTGACATCAAGAAGTTCTATACCTTCCGCCACATTAGCTTCCAGGAATTTTTTTATGCCATGTCCTACCTGGTGAAAGAGGACCAGAGTCAGCTGGGGAAAGAGTCCCACAGAAAAGTAAACAGCCTTCTGGATGaagaggggcaggcagggaaCGAGGAGATGACCCTCAGTACACGGTTTTTATTGGACATATCGAGAAAAGAGACCTCCTCGAACTTTGAGCTAAAGTTCTCCCTCAAAATTTCTCCCTCGGTACAGCAGGATCtgaagcattttaaagaaaaattggaatCTATAAAATGTAACAGGGCCTGGGATTTGGAATTATCTCTGTATAAGTCTAAAATAAAGAATCTGGTAAAGGGCGTTCAGATGAGCGATGTATCGTTTAAGATGgaacattcaaataaaaagaaatcccatgGCAAGAACTCATTTTCTGTCAAAACCAGCTTGAGCAATggatggaaagaaaagcaaaaatgtccTTGTGACAATAATATAGCAAAGGCTCAAGAGAAGTCTTCTAATgaaaaaggcagagaggcagaggaatgA